From a single Silene latifolia isolate original U9 population chromosome 6, ASM4854445v1, whole genome shotgun sequence genomic region:
- the LOC141587353 gene encoding acid beta-fructofuranosidase 2, vacuolar-like: MVTCSNSELPYSYAPLSPGHSPQGLANGARVTRRSWRAGLAILGGLMILALIMGLVDNNNNKQNMVQPNKEVDDDDMSLRVPSQNLASVLDVEGNNVLFKVTRGKNHGVSEKANDLPLRGVKLPIFDWNDLQLAWQRTAFHFQPQKNWMNDPNGPLYYKGWYHLFYQYNPGGAIWGNIVWGHAVSKDLIKWDHLPLAMVADQWYDFNGVWTGSATILPDGQIMMLYTGSTNDSVQVQNLAYPANLSDPLLREWVKYPGNPVLVPPPGIHKLDFRDPTTAWLTTEGKWRITIGSKTVNKTGIALVYETSDFKKYNLLDNILHAVPRTGMWECVDFYPVSMSESIGLNTSTKGRLLKHVLKASMDDDRQDYYALGTYDEANVTWVPDNPLIDVGIGLRYDYGGKFYASKTFYDQEKKRRILWGWIPESDSEAADVKKGWSALQAIPRTVLFDQKTGSNLILWPVEEVETLRQRSKDFEKIVVSPGSVVPLDVGAATEMDVIAEFTVDKEDIESLPVSEEQYSCPKSKGAAQRSALGPFGFLVLADNDLSEQTSVYFYIVKTTGGGLKTFFCSDLSRSSVATDVVKGVYGSTVPVLNGEKLSMRILVDHSIVEAFAQGGRTCVTTRVYPTKAIYKDAKLFLFNNATTASVTASIKTWQMSSAHILCYSIWVHIMLMFSTFFVIGRPF, from the exons ATGGTAACATGCTCGAATTCAGAACTACCATATTCATACGCGCCGCTATCTCCCGGCCATTCACCCCAGGGGTTAGCCAACGGAGCCAGGGTCACAAGACGATCATGGCGAGCCGGGTTAGCCATTTTAGGTGGGCTCATGATACTTGCATTGATAATGGGCTTGGtggacaacaacaataacaaacaaaATATGGTTCAACCCAATAaagaagttgatgatgatgatatgagctTAAGGGTTCCTTCACAGAATTTGGCTAGCGTATTAGATGTTGAGGGTAATAATGTTTTGTTTAAGGTAACTAGAGGTAAAAATCACGGTGtttcggagaaggctaatgattTACCGTTACGTGGGGTTAAATTGCCTATCTTTGATTGGAATGATCTTCAATTAGCTTGGCAAAGAACTGCTTTTCATTTTCAACCTCAGAAGAACTGGATGAACG ATCCAAACG GCCCATTATACTACAAAGGTTGGTACCACCTGTTCTACCAGTACAACCCTGGAGGTGCAATATGGGGCAACATTGTGTGGGGTCACGCCGTGTCGAAAGACTTGATCAAGTGGGACCACCTTCCCTTAGCCATGGTTGCAGACCAATGGTATGACTTCAATGGTGTATGGACCGGGTCCGCAACCATCCTACCTGATGGCCAAATCATGATGCTCTACACTGGTTCAACAAATGACTCGGTTCAAGTCCAAAACCTCGCTTACCCGGCTAATTTATCCGACCCACTCCTTCGCGAATGGGTCAAGTATCCTGGCAATCCGGTCCTCGTCCCTCCCCCGGGGATTCACAAATTAGACTTCCGCGATCCAACGACTGCTTGGTTGACCACCGAAGGCAAATGGAGGATCACAATCGGGTCCAAGACTGTTAATAAAACCGGTATTGCCCTCGTCTACGAGACGAGTGACTTTAAGAAATATAACCTCCTAGATAACATCCTACATGCCGTGCCACGGACTGGTATGTGGGAGTGTGTCGACTTCTATCCGGTATCCATGTCCGAGTCCATTGGGCTTAACACCTCAACCAAAGGCCGGTTACTGAAACATGTGCTTAAGGCAAGTATGGATGATGACAGGCAAGATTACTATGCATTAGGGACATATGATGAGGCTAATGTTACATGGGTGCCTGATAATCCATTAATTGATGTCGGAATCGGATTAAGATATGATTATGGTGGTAAGTTTTATGCTTCGAAAACGTTTTATGACCAAGaaaagaagaggaggattttgtGGGGTTGGATCCCTGAAAGTGATAGTGAAGCTGCTGATGTTAAGAAAGGATGGTCTGCTCTTCAG GCCATTCCTAGAACAGTACTTTTTGACCAAAAGACTGGAAGCAACTTAATACTATGGCCAGTGGAAGAAGTAGAGACCTTGAGACAACGAAGCAAGGATTTCGAGAAAATTGTAGTATCTCCTGGATCAGTCGTTCCCTTGGATGTCGGTGCTGCCACCGAG ATGGACGTAATTGCTGAGTTTACGGTTGATAAAGAAGACATTGAAAGCCTACCAGTATCAGAAGAGCAGTACAGCTGCCCTAAAAGTAAGGGAGCTGCTCAAAGGAGTGCACTTGGACCGTTCGGGTTCTTAGTTCTAGCTGACAATGATCTCTCAGAGCAAACTTCCGTTTATTTCTACATCGTAAAAACAACTGGTGGCGGCCTCAAAACTTTCTTTTGCTCAGATTTATCTAG GTCATCTGTAGCTACTGATGTTGTCAAAGGCGTTTACGGTAGCACAGTTCCAGTACTCAACGGCGAAAAATTATCTATGAGAATCCTG GTAGACCATTCGATAGTAGAAGCCTTTGCCCAAGGCGGTAGAACATGCGTCACAACTCGAGTCTACCCAACAAAGGCAATCTACAAAGACGCAAAACTGTTCTTATTCAACAACGCGACAACAGCCAGTGTGACCGCgtctatcaaaacatggcaaaTGAGTTCTGCGCATATCCTCTGCTACTCCATTTGGGTTCATATAATGCTCATGTTTTCCACATTCTTCGTGATTGGCCGCCCTTTTTAA
- the LOC141587355 gene encoding putative trehalose-phosphate phosphatase F — MLSGKPSPVLTDPSPIKEPRVGIHSNPGSSFSKGLYIPIPKKKPSKLEDVLSNGWLDAMRSSSPPRKKLLKDFKAGVVLDDIDFAYTSWMIKHPSALSYFERITSFAKGKKIAVFLDYDGTLSPIVDDPDKAFMSDDMRTAVRNVAKYFPTAIISGRSRDMVYELVGLSELYYAGSHGMDIMGPKRKVSDAHSNSFNSTDLQGKEVSLFQPAKEFLPMINEVFKTLVEITSDIKGVTVENHKFCTSVHYRNVNEKNWPTIAQRVHDVLKNYPRLRLTHGRKVLEVRPVIDWDKGKAVEFLLESLGLTNSDDVLPIYIGDDRTDEDAFKVLRKRKQGYGILVSPIPKETKAFYSLKDPAEVKQFLKALVKWREQSQILHKL, encoded by the exons ATGTTGTCAGGCAAACCGTCTCCTGTTCTAACAGACCCGTCCCCTATAAAAGAACCTAGAGTAGGCATTCATTCAAACCCAGGGTCATCATTTTCAAAAGGGTTGTATATACCGATCCCCAAGAAAAAACCGAGTAAGCTTGAAGATGTCTTGTCTAATGGATGGTTAGATGCCATGAGATCTTCTTCTCCTCCGCGTAAGAAGCTTCTCAAGGACTTCAAGGCCGGGGTTGTCTTAGATGATATCGATTTTGCTTACACTTCTTGGATG ATTAAACATCCTTCTGCCTTGAGTTACTTTGAAAGAATTACCAGTTTCGCAAAGGGTAAGAAGATTGCTGTTTTTCTTGATTATGATGGTACCCTTTCTCCGATTGTGGATGACCCTGATAAGGCTTTTATGTCTGATGAT ATGCGTACTGCTGTGAGAAATGTTGCCAAGTATTTTCCAACAGCAATTATAAGTGGAAGAAGCCGTGATATG GTTTATGAATTGGTAGGTCTATCAGAACTATACTACGCCGGTAGTCATGGGATGGATATTATGGGTCCGAAGCGCAAAGTGTCTGATGCCCACTCTAACTCTTTTAACTCTACTGACCTGCAG GGTAAGGAAGTAAGTCTCTTCCAGCCAGCAAAAGAATTTTTACCCATGATCAATGAG GTTTTTAAAACCCTCGTCGAGATAACTAGTGATATCAAAGGCGTGACTGTAGAGAATCACAAGTTCTGTACATCTGTTCATTACCGTAATGTAAATGAGAAA AATTGGCCTACAATTGCCCAGCGCGTGCATGATGTTCTTAAGAATTATCCTCGCTTACGCCTAACTCACGGACGGAAG GTATTGGAGGTACGCCCTGTTATTGATTGGGATAAGGGGAAGGCAGTCGAGTTTCTCCTCGAATCTCTCG GATTGACTAATAGTGATGATGTACTCCCAATATATATCGGGGACGACAGGACTGATGAAGATGCGTTTAAG GTTCTTCGGAAGAGAAAGCAAGGCTATGGGATTCTAGTATCCCCAATTCCGAAAGAAACCAAGGCGTTTTACTCTCTGAAAGATCCTGCAGAG GTTAAACAGTTTTTGAAGGCCTTGGTGAAATGGAGAGAGCAGAGTCAAATCTTACACAAGCTCTAA